One genomic window of Pelecanus crispus isolate bPelCri1 chromosome 18, bPelCri1.pri, whole genome shotgun sequence includes the following:
- the SNX11 gene encoding sorting nexin-11 isoform X2, which produces MLENREEELTTVRVQDPRVQNEGSWNSYVDYKIFLHTNSKAFTAKTSCVRRRYREFVWLRRQLQKNAGLVPVPELPGKSTFFVGSTDEFIEKRRQGLQQFLEKVVQNVVLLSDSRLHLFLQSQLSVPEIEACVQGQGSQTVTEAILHYAMSNCGWVQEEESRPALLPGGDLHGSCAGLGSPQGPSCLETFPHWSDFGMDDTHSDSPDEPAEPLGGRREMQ; this is translated from the exons ATGTTGGAGAACCGAGAGGAA GAGCTGACCACAGTGCGTGTTCAGGACCCCCGGGTGCAGAACGAAGGCTCCTGGAACTCTTATGTGGATTATAAAATCTTCCTCCAC accAACAGCAAGGCCTTTACTGCCAAGACCTCATGCGTGCGGCGCCGGTACCGTGAATTCGTGTGGCTGAGGCGGCAGCTCCAGAAGAATGCTGGCTTGGT GCCTGTCCCAGAGCTGCCCGGGAAATCCACCTTCTTCGTGGGCAGCACGGATGAATTCATCGAGAAGCGGAGACAGGGACTGCAGCAGTTCCTGGAGAA GGTTGTGCAGAACGTCGTCCTCCTCTCCGACAGCCGGCTGCACCTCTtcctgcagagccagctctCGGTCCCCGAGATAGAGGCGTGCGTGCAAGGCCAGGGCTCGCAGACGGTGACAGAAGCCATCCTGCACTACGCCATGTCCAACTGCGGCTGGGTGCAGGAGGAAGAGAGCCGCCCCGCGCTGCTGCCGGGAGGGGACCTGCACGGCAG CTGTGCCGGCCTGGGAAGCCCGCAGGGTCCGAGCTGCCTAGAGACCTTCCCGCACTGGAGCGACTTCGGCATGGACGACACCCACTCGGACAGTCCGGATGAGCCAGCTGAGCCCTTGGGCGGACGGCGTGAGATGCAGTAA
- the SNX11 gene encoding sorting nexin-11 isoform X1 — protein sequence MRSLGQPGAGCLPLGSGSRMLENREEELTTVRVQDPRVQNEGSWNSYVDYKIFLHTNSKAFTAKTSCVRRRYREFVWLRRQLQKNAGLVPVPELPGKSTFFVGSTDEFIEKRRQGLQQFLEKVVQNVVLLSDSRLHLFLQSQLSVPEIEACVQGQGSQTVTEAILHYAMSNCGWVQEEESRPALLPGGDLHGSCAGLGSPQGPSCLETFPHWSDFGMDDTHSDSPDEPAEPLGGRREMQ from the exons ATGCGAAGCCTTGGCCAGCCCGGAGCTGG ATGTTTGCCGCTGGGCTCTGGCTCTAGGATGTTGGAGAACCGAGAGGAA GAGCTGACCACAGTGCGTGTTCAGGACCCCCGGGTGCAGAACGAAGGCTCCTGGAACTCTTATGTGGATTATAAAATCTTCCTCCAC accAACAGCAAGGCCTTTACTGCCAAGACCTCATGCGTGCGGCGCCGGTACCGTGAATTCGTGTGGCTGAGGCGGCAGCTCCAGAAGAATGCTGGCTTGGT GCCTGTCCCAGAGCTGCCCGGGAAATCCACCTTCTTCGTGGGCAGCACGGATGAATTCATCGAGAAGCGGAGACAGGGACTGCAGCAGTTCCTGGAGAA GGTTGTGCAGAACGTCGTCCTCCTCTCCGACAGCCGGCTGCACCTCTtcctgcagagccagctctCGGTCCCCGAGATAGAGGCGTGCGTGCAAGGCCAGGGCTCGCAGACGGTGACAGAAGCCATCCTGCACTACGCCATGTCCAACTGCGGCTGGGTGCAGGAGGAAGAGAGCCGCCCCGCGCTGCTGCCGGGAGGGGACCTGCACGGCAG CTGTGCCGGCCTGGGAAGCCCGCAGGGTCCGAGCTGCCTAGAGACCTTCCCGCACTGGAGCGACTTCGGCATGGACGACACCCACTCGGACAGTCCGGATGAGCCAGCTGAGCCCTTGGGCGGACGGCGTGAGATGCAGTAA